AAAAGTTGTCTATGACAACGCAGATTTTAATTGCTACCATAGGGGGTATTGTTTTTGGCTCTGTAGTGGGTCCCTGGGCTGCAAACTTAAAGTTTATAGGCGATATTTTTATGCGCCTGATTCAAATGTCTGTAGTGATTCTTGTAATGTCCGCCGTAGCAGTGGCTATTGGCTCACAGCAGGGAAAAAGCGTGGGAAAAATGGGGTTCCACACCTTTAAATGGATTTTTATTTTTACTCTTTTTGCCGCAGTTTTAGGTTATGTTTTATGTCAGATTATAAAACCTGGCGTAGGTATTACAATTGTAAATCCTACAGAGGTCAGTGAGGTGGCTATGTCCGGAAGCTTCCAGGATACTCTTTTAGGATTCTTTTCTACTAATATTATTGCATCCATGGCTGCCGGAAATATGGTTCCGTGTATTATTTTCGCAATTATTTTTGGTCTGGCATGCAGCGTTTATACTTCCACCTCTGGGGACGATATTATTCTCCGCTGGCTGAAAGGTATAAACGGAGTGGTGCTGAACATTATTAAAATGGTTATGAAGCTGGCTCCTATAGGCGTGTTCTGTCTCCTTGCCAATATATCCGGAGCTATTGGCTTTAAAGTAGTACTTCCTATGATAAAGTTTTTAGCCTGTCTTGCTATTGGAGATTTAATTATGCTGATCGTATATCTTCCTCTGGCAGGATTCCGCTGCAAGGTTAATCCTCTTGCCATGCCAAAGAAATTTCTGAAAGTATCTATGCTGGCAATGACTACTACTTCCTCTGCTATTTGTCTGCCTACTAAAATGGAAGACTCTGTAACTAAATTCGGCGTCAGCCGCCGCATATCTGACTTTGTAGGTCCTATAACAATGTCCATGAACAGCAACGGAGCAGCTCTCTGCGATCTTTGTTATGTCTGTTTTTTAAGTCAGGCATGTAATGTAACCTTGACAACTCCTCAGATCATTATGGCTGTCTGCCTGGCTATTATGTTGTGTCTGGGAACTATTACTGTACCAGGCGGCGCTGTAGTTACTATGACTTTCCTCGCCACCTCTCTGGGACTTCCTGTTGAAGCTATCGGCCTGCTTCTGGCTATTGACTGGTTCTCAGGAATGTTCCGTACTTTGTTAAATGTAGACGCAGATATTATTATAGCCATGTTGGTTGCCAATGCAGAAGGCGAGCTTGACAGGGATGTTTTCAATGAAGTTAAAACTGTAGATTATATTGCATAATTTTAATAAAGGAGTTATGATTTTATGACAGTGAACAAAGAACGTATTTTTAAAAGACTGACTGAGCTGGGAGAAATAGGAAAAAAGGAAGACGGTATTTATTGTATGGCTCTTTCAGAGGAAGAAAATAAGGCCCATAAGCTAGTTAAACAGTATATGCTGGAGGCTGGAATGACAGTAAAAACAGATGCTGCCGGAAATCTGATGGGCAGAAGGGAGGGCGCCAACCCTAACGCTCCTGTTGTAATGACCGGATCTCACATTGACACCGTTTACGGCGGCGGCATTTTTGACGGAAGGCTTGGAGTGATTGGAGGGATTGAGGCCGTCCAGGTAATGAATGAAAATAACATTCAGACAGAATGCCCTATTGAGGTAGTGGCATACAGAGATGAGGAGGGCACCAGATTTTTAGGCTCCTACTCAGGAGCCAGGTTCCGCACAGGACGTCCTCTCCCTGGAATTTTAGACCACGTGGACAGAGACGGAATCTCTGTCAGGGAGGCTTTAAAGGCCTGCGGTATTGATCCTGACCATGTAACAGAGGCCGCCCTTCCTAAAGGCTATGCAAAAGCTCATTTAGAATTACATATTGAACAGGGCGCCGTGCTGGAAAGCAAAGGGTTGGCTGTAGGAGTTGTTACTGGAATATGCACCCAGATCAGAGGCGAGTATGTGATTACAGGCCAGGCGTCTCATGCTGGAACTACTCCTCTTCCTTTAAGAAAAGACGCTTTATGCGCAGCTTCTGAAGCGGTTCTAGCCATTGAAGATGAAACTGCCAAAGAAGGTCAGTGCGTAGCTACTGTAGGGCAGATTACTGTAGAGCCAGGCGGCGTAAATATTGTTCCTGGAAAAGCAAAATTCAGTTTGGATATTCGTCATCAGAAGCTGGAAGTAAGAGACGCTCTCTTAGAGAAAATTAATGCGCGCATTGGCGAGATCTGCAGGCGGAGAGGCTTAGAGTGGAAATTCACTGTTTTATCTAAGGATCTTCAGATGAAGCCATGTGCAGAGGAAATCCAGGAGCTTATCGCCCAGTCCTGTGAAGAAGCAGGATATCCTGTATACCGTATGCCAAGCGGCGCCGGCCACGACTCCGGTTCATTTGTAGACTTCTGCCCTATGGGTATGATTTTCATAAGATCTAAGGACGGACTTAGCCACAACGGGGCAGAATACAGCTCCCCTGAAGATTGTCAGGCAGGAACAGATATATTATTCAGAACTATGTTGAAGCTCAGCCAAAAAATATAAAATAAAGGAGATTATTATGAAAAAGATTAAAATTACATCTGGAGCATACACATTTATTGCAAGACTGGAAGAAGAAAAATCACCAGAATCCTGCCGCTGGCTTTTATCCATGCTTCCCTGGACAGATTCTATGATTCACGTGTCCTGGAGCGGCAACGCCTGCTTTTTCAGACTTCAGGACAGGGCCTGGTCTGTGCCTTATGAAGGCAGTCCCATTCGCTTTCCTTCCAAGGGAGAAGTGCTTTTGTACCCCGGCAACCAGCCGGACCTGCAAATGGGCGGAGA
The window above is part of the Lachnoclostridium edouardi genome. Proteins encoded here:
- a CDS encoding DUF3830 family protein, with protein sequence MKKIKITSGAYTFIARLEEEKSPESCRWLLSMLPWTDSMIHVSWSGNACFFRLQDRAWSVPYEGSPIRFPSKGEVLLYPGNQPDLQMGGELYFAWGPNAFSCGNGNLSGNHVLTIESGLENLEEFGKKVHIEGHQETKLELIEK
- a CDS encoding Zn-dependent hydrolase: MTVNKERIFKRLTELGEIGKKEDGIYCMALSEEENKAHKLVKQYMLEAGMTVKTDAAGNLMGRREGANPNAPVVMTGSHIDTVYGGGIFDGRLGVIGGIEAVQVMNENNIQTECPIEVVAYRDEEGTRFLGSYSGARFRTGRPLPGILDHVDRDGISVREALKACGIDPDHVTEAALPKGYAKAHLELHIEQGAVLESKGLAVGVVTGICTQIRGEYVITGQASHAGTTPLPLRKDALCAASEAVLAIEDETAKEGQCVATVGQITVEPGGVNIVPGKAKFSLDIRHQKLEVRDALLEKINARIGEICRRRGLEWKFTVLSKDLQMKPCAEEIQELIAQSCEEAGYPVYRMPSGAGHDSGSFVDFCPMGMIFIRSKDGLSHNGAEYSSPEDCQAGTDILFRTMLKLSQKI
- a CDS encoding dicarboxylate/amino acid:cation symporter, with product MGTEKSSKKKLSMTTQILIATIGGIVFGSVVGPWAANLKFIGDIFMRLIQMSVVILVMSAVAVAIGSQQGKSVGKMGFHTFKWIFIFTLFAAVLGYVLCQIIKPGVGITIVNPTEVSEVAMSGSFQDTLLGFFSTNIIASMAAGNMVPCIIFAIIFGLACSVYTSTSGDDIILRWLKGINGVVLNIIKMVMKLAPIGVFCLLANISGAIGFKVVLPMIKFLACLAIGDLIMLIVYLPLAGFRCKVNPLAMPKKFLKVSMLAMTTTSSAICLPTKMEDSVTKFGVSRRISDFVGPITMSMNSNGAALCDLCYVCFLSQACNVTLTTPQIIMAVCLAIMLCLGTITVPGGAVVTMTFLATSLGLPVEAIGLLLAIDWFSGMFRTLLNVDADIIIAMLVANAEGELDRDVFNEVKTVDYIA